In the Cellulomonas sp. C5510 genome, CGGCACGCGGCGCCGACGTCGGGCACCGTCACCCCCCCTCGGCGACCGGCGTCACGCCCCGGGCCGCGGCCCCCTCCGCGGCCCGGGGCACCTCGGACCGGGGCACGTCGGTCCGGGCCGGCCGTCCCGGGCCGCACGGCTGCGACCCTGTGGCGGGCGGGCCCGCGGGCTCCTACCGTGGACGGATGCGCATCGTCATCGCCGGGGGCCACGGGAAGATCGCCCGACGCCTGAGCCGGCTGCTCGCCGCGCGAGGCGACGCACCGGTCGCCGTCGTCCGGAACGCCGCCCACGTCGCGGACGTCGAGGCCGACGGAGCGGCCGCCGTCCTCCTCGACCTCGAGCAGGTCGGCGCCGCCGAGCTCGCGCCGCACCTGGACGGCGCCGACGCCGTCGTCTTCGCGGCCGGGGCCGGCCCGGGCAGCGGGACGGCCCGCAAGGACTCCGTCGACCGCGGGGCCGCCGTGCTGCTCGCCGACGCGGCGGCGGCCGCCGGCGTCCGGCGCTACCTGCTGGTCTCGTCCGCCGGCGCAGGAGCCGAGCCGCCCGCCGGCACGGACGAGGTCTTCGCGGCCTACCTGCGCGCCAAGACGGCCGCCGAGGAGGCGCTGCGCGACCGCGACCTCGACTCGACGATCCTGCGGCCGGGCGCCCTCACCGACGACCCGGGCACGGGACACGTCCGCCTGGGCACGGGGATCCCGCACGGGGCGGTGCCGCGCGACGACGTCGCCGCCGTGCTCGTGGCCCTGCTCGACGAGCCGCGCACCGCGGGCCTCACCCTGGAGCTGTCCGGCGGAGCCGTCCCGGTGGCGGCCGCGGTGGCCGCCGCCACCGAGCGGGAGGACTGACCCCGCCCGGCGCGGCGGATCAGGCCGGGGCGTACGTCAGGCAGTCCGCCAGGTCGTGACCCGCGCCGATGCGGACCGCGTCGGCGGCGCACGTCAGGTGCTCGTTGTGGGAGCAGTCCGCGCGCTGGCAGGCGCCGACGTGCGAGACGACACGGTCGAGCCCGCCCTTGACGCCCAGCGGGATGAACGTGGAGCACTGCGCGTCGCCGGTGGTGCTGCCGCCGACGGTGATCGCGGCCGCGCTGCACGCGTGGTCGTGGTTGTACGAGCAGCCGTCGACCGAGCACTCGGAGACGGGCGGCTGGTCCAGCAGCGTGCTCATGGGAACCTCCGCGGGGGGTGGGGCGTGCTGTCCCGTTCGACGCTAGGCCCGGCCGGGCGGGGCGTCTAGGCAGGAAGGCCTGGCTCACCCGCCGCGGGCGACCGGCCGTGACTCCTCCCCGGGCTCCGTCCGCGCCCCGGGGAGCATCTGCTCCGGCAGCTGCTCGACGGGCACCACGACCAGGTCCTGGACCTTCCAGTCGAGGGCCGTGACGCCCTCGCGCAGCGCGTCGAGGTCCGCGGGGCCCGGGGACGTCCCGTCGCGGGGCACGACGAACGACTCCACGTGGAACACGTGGCCCTGGTCCCTCACCCGGGACCGCGCGGCCGCCACCCACGGCACGGCGCGCAGGTACTCGTCGACCCGGCCCACCAGCGGGTGGACGTCCGCGCCGTCGACGGTCGTCGCCCGGGCGTCCATCAGGGCGCTCGCGGCGACCCGCAGGTTCGTGACGCCGTCGCGCAGGATGCTCCCGGCGATGAAGAGCGCGGCCGCCGCGTCCGCCCACCACAGACCCGCCCCGATGCCGAGCACGCCGACGACCGTGCCGAGGGCCGTCATCCAGTCGGCCTTGTTCATGTCGGCGTCCGCGTACAGGACCCGGTCGTGCAGCGTCCGGGCCAGCGGCAGCTTCGCCCGGCCGAGCAGCACCGGCGGCAGGCCCGTCACCACCATCGCGGCGATCATCGGCCACCCCGCCCAGAAGACGTGACCGCCCAGGTGCATCACGCCGACCGGCGGGTGCTCCGCCTTCAGCAGCCCGCTGCCGGAGTCGACGACCAGGAACGCGCCCATCGCCAGCAGCGCCGTCGCGGCCACCAGGTGCCCGATGCCGACCGAGCGGTGGTACCCGTACGGGTGCTCGGGCGTCGGTCGGCGCCGGGCGTACCGCACGGCCACCAGGAAGCTGATCGGCGGGATGAACGACAGCAGGTCCTCGGTCCACGCCGCCTTCATGGCCTGCGAGCTGCCCATCACCAGGTACACGAGCGTGACACCCACGACGAGGAACCCGATGGTCCCCCACGCCAGGCGCACCGCCCGGCGCAGCGCCCGCGACTGCACGGGCGGCAGCTCGGTGTGCCCGAAGGTCACGCTCACGGCAGCACGTCCTTCTCGTGCTCGAGCAGGTACGTCTCCAGGCGCACCAGGAACGCGTTCTCCCCCATCCGCGCGGCCATGACGTGCGGTTCGGGGTCGCCCCGCGGCCCCGGCACGGTCGTGTAGGGCGTGGTCAGCGCGGCCTGGCCGGCCCACGGCGAGCGCCCGGTGAGCCCACCGACCACCAGGTCCAGCCGTCCCCGCTCCAGGTCGCCCACCAGTGACTCCTCGCCCCCGGTCGTCCACTCCACCCGGGCGTCGAGCGTCCGGGCGAACTCCGCCACGATCTCCACCTCGAGCCCCGACGGCCCGGCCCCGGGTCGGACCTCCGTCCACGGCGGGTTCGGGGAGACGCCCACCCGGAGCACGTCGCCGGTGACCCGGTCGAGCGTGCCGTCCGGGTCCGCCGGGAAGGAACCGCCGCACCCCGCGAGCAGCAGGACCGCGAGCGCCACCGCAGCGATGCGCCTCATACCGCCGAGTGAAGCCGACGGCGCGCCGCTCCGCACCCGGGCGGCTCCGCACCGGGGCGCGGCCGGCGCGTCACCCGGGGTCCCGGGGCGGGGCCGGCCGCGGACCGCCTCCCGCCCCGGGGACGCCGGCAGGAGGCTCCGCACGGCCCCCGCCGTGCGGGTGGCCGGGTCCCCGTCCCCGCTGCGCGTGTCCCGCGCGCCCGTCCTGCTCGGCGTCGAGCTCCGCGACCAGCACACCCCCGGCGAGCACGGCGACGCTGCACAGCCACAGCCACAGCGCGCCCGCCAGCACCAGCCCGAGCATCTGCGCCGCCGCCTGCACCACGGCCTCGCTGCCGGGGGACGCCCCGGGGGTGTCCGGCACCGCGACCCGCACGTACGACAGGTACCCCGCGGACACGAGCAGCACCCCCGCGGTGCCCACCACCGCCCCGGGGAGGCAGCGCCGCCACGTGGAGTCCGCGCTCGGCGCGTACCGGTACAGGAGCGTGAGGAACGCCGTCGTCACCGCCAGCACGGCGGGCCAGCGCAGCAGGTCCCAGGCCGTCCGGAACGCGTCGCCCAGCCCGAGGCGGTCCGCCAGGCTCGCGCCGCCCCCGAGCAGCGGGCCGACGACGACCAGCAGCAGCGCCGTCACGACCGTCACCAGCGCCCCGACCGTGAACGCCAGCCCCAGGGCGTACTGCGCGACCACCCCGCGCCGGCTCCGCACCTGGTAGGCGTCGTCGAGCGCGCGCACCGCCGCCCGGAACACCCGGCTCGCCAGGTACAGCGTGAGCACCAGGGCACCGACCGCGAACCCGCCACGCTGCTCGTCCAGCAGGCCGTCGACCAGCGGCACCAGCACGTCGCCGGCGACCTGCTGCGCGAACACGGCCGCGAGCGTGTCCACGACGCTCGACCGCAGCTGCTCCACCTGGTCGTCCCCGAGCACCGGCCGCAGGTACCCCAGGCTGGCGCCGAGGGCCGTCGTGATCGGCACCAGCGAGATGAGGGCGTAGTACGTCATCTCGGCGGCGAGCCCGGTGACGCGCACGTCGCCCGCCCGCAGTCCCGCACGCACCGTCGTGCCCACGACGTCGTGGCCCGCGACCCGCACGGGGTGCCGCCCGGCGAACGCCACCGTCCGCTCCCGGAGCGTCGGCTGCCCCTCGCGGCGGCGCCGGCGGCGGTCGAGCGGCCCCCGCAGCCGGCCGGTGACCCACGCGGCCGCGCCGACCGCCACCGCGGCCGAGGCGGCAGCGAGCGCGCCCCCGGCCACCGCGCGCCACCCCGCCGGGAGGCCCGCCACCGCCAGGGCGCTGCCCGCGGCCGCCAGCCACGCCGCGGTCGTCGACGCGGGCACCGGCAGCCGGGTGCGCACCCACGGCACGCGACGCGCCAGGACGGCCGCGAGGAGGCCGACGACGAGCACGGTGGCGGGCACGGGGCCTCCTCTCCGGGCGGGCGACGCCCCCGGTCGAGTGAAGCCGAGATGCGCGTGCGGCGCACGGTGGCCCGCGACGGCCGCCGTCGTGCGCCGGCGGGCGTCGGATCACGACCGGGCGCGACCCCCGGGGTCCGGCCCGCCGGGCGGCGGCGTGGGAGTGCCGTCGGGCGCCCCGGGCTGCGTGGGCACCGTGGGCGGCGTGGGCGCCGTGGGCGGCGTGGGCGGCGACGTCGGTGCCGCCGCGGGCACCGTCGGGGGCCCCGCCGGGCGACGGGCAGCCGCCCGGCGGCGCCGGACGACCAGCAGCACGCCGCCCGCCACCAGCACGACGAGCGCGCCCGCCGCGACGGCCGCCCGTGCGGGCGCGGAGGCGAGCGTGCCGGACGCCCGCTCGGCCGCGGCCGTGGCCTCCTGGTACCGGCCGGCGTCCAACGCGGTGCGCGCCGCCTCGAGGTCCCCGTCGACGCCGCCGGCGAGCATCCCGAGCCGCGTCACCGGGTCCGCTGCCTCCCGCGCGCCGGTGGCGGCGACGAGCGCCGCGCCGGCCTCCCCCGCCTGCGCGACGAGGCCCGCCGCCTGCGGCACGGACGTCGCGTTCTCCACCTGCTCCTGCAGCGCGGCCGGGACGTCCGCCCCGATGCCGGCGAGCTCGGCCTCGAGGACGTCCCGGTCCTCCAGCAGCGCCAGCACCCCGGGGACGGCGGCCGTCGCGTCGTCGAACCGCCAGTCCGCCATCGCGTCCCGGACCCCTGCCG is a window encoding:
- a CDS encoding DUF1540 domain-containing protein; its protein translation is MSTLLDQPPVSECSVDGCSYNHDHACSAAAITVGGSTTGDAQCSTFIPLGVKGGLDRVVSHVGACQRADCSHNEHLTCAADAVRIGAGHDLADCLTYAPA
- a CDS encoding YihY/virulence factor BrkB family protein, giving the protein MPATVLVVGLLAAVLARRVPWVRTRLPVPASTTAAWLAAAGSALAVAGLPAGWRAVAGGALAAASAAVAVGAAAWVTGRLRGPLDRRRRRREGQPTLRERTVAFAGRHPVRVAGHDVVGTTVRAGLRAGDVRVTGLAAEMTYYALISLVPITTALGASLGYLRPVLGDDQVEQLRSSVVDTLAAVFAQQVAGDVLVPLVDGLLDEQRGGFAVGALVLTLYLASRVFRAAVRALDDAYQVRSRRGVVAQYALGLAFTVGALVTVVTALLLVVVGPLLGGGASLADRLGLGDAFRTAWDLLRWPAVLAVTTAFLTLLYRYAPSADSTWRRCLPGAVVGTAGVLLVSAGYLSYVRVAVPDTPGASPGSEAVVQAAAQMLGLVLAGALWLWLCSVAVLAGGVLVAELDAEQDGRAGHAQRGRGPGHPHGGGRAEPPAGVPGAGGGPRPAPPRDPG
- a CDS encoding cation transporter, with protein sequence MSVTFGHTELPPVQSRALRRAVRLAWGTIGFLVVGVTLVYLVMGSSQAMKAAWTEDLLSFIPPISFLVAVRYARRRPTPEHPYGYHRSVGIGHLVAATALLAMGAFLVVDSGSGLLKAEHPPVGVMHLGGHVFWAGWPMIAAMVVTGLPPVLLGRAKLPLARTLHDRVLYADADMNKADWMTALGTVVGVLGIGAGLWWADAAAALFIAGSILRDGVTNLRVAASALMDARATTVDGADVHPLVGRVDEYLRAVPWVAAARSRVRDQGHVFHVESFVVPRDGTSPGPADLDALREGVTALDWKVQDLVVVPVEQLPEQMLPGARTEPGEESRPVARGG
- a CDS encoding SDR family oxidoreductase, producing the protein MRIVIAGGHGKIARRLSRLLAARGDAPVAVVRNAAHVADVEADGAAAVLLDLEQVGAAELAPHLDGADAVVFAAGAGPGSGTARKDSVDRGAAVLLADAAAAAGVRRYLLVSSAGAGAEPPAGTDEVFAAYLRAKTAAEEALRDRDLDSTILRPGALTDDPGTGHVRLGTGIPHGAVPRDDVAAVLVALLDEPRTAGLTLELSGGAVPVAAAVAAATERED
- a CDS encoding transporter substrate-binding domain-containing protein, encoding MRRIAAVALAVLLLAGCGGSFPADPDGTLDRVTGDVLRVGVSPNPPWTEVRPGAGPSGLEVEIVAEFARTLDARVEWTTGGEESLVGDLERGRLDLVVGGLTGRSPWAGQAALTTPYTTVPGPRGDPEPHVMAARMGENAFLVRLETYLLEHEKDVLP